In Candidatus Polarisedimenticolaceae bacterium, one DNA window encodes the following:
- the dnaB gene encoding replicative DNA helicase, with protein sequence MAIDAPTDALPHAEEAERSVLAAVLLDNRQLHKAQEVLRHESFYSVRHQKIFRAFESLSERGAAIDLVTVRSELESQRDLEAVGGVAYLASLVDGFARSANVEHYAKLVKDRSVLRELIGAAQQILDAARRGDGGSDQVLDEAEKAIFRVSEERLRAGFIPLKVVAEQSLKTIEELTRQGELVTGLPTGYLQLDEMTAGLQPTDLVILAARPAMGKTSLALNLAAHVALHHGRTVGVFSLEMSHTQLFQRMLCCEAKIDNHRLRTGRIGKEDWQRIIKVYGRLAEAPVFIDDTPGIGIMEMRAKARRLKLERGLDLLVVDYLQLMRGRGRYESRQQEISDISRSLKEIAKELRVPVVALSQLSRAPEQRGTGDKRPQLSDLRESGAIEQDADVVLFLFREEVYKKDDPDLRGRAELIIAKQRNGPTGTVDLHFIREFTAFVNPEWRDG encoded by the coding sequence ATGGCGATCGACGCACCCACGGACGCGCTCCCCCACGCCGAGGAGGCGGAGCGCTCGGTCCTCGCGGCGGTGCTGCTGGACAACCGCCAGCTGCACAAGGCGCAGGAGGTCCTGCGTCACGAGTCGTTCTACTCCGTCCGCCACCAGAAGATCTTCCGCGCCTTCGAGAGCCTGAGCGAGCGCGGGGCCGCGATCGACCTCGTCACCGTCCGCTCCGAGCTCGAGTCCCAGCGGGACCTCGAGGCGGTCGGCGGCGTCGCCTACCTCGCGTCCCTCGTCGACGGCTTCGCGCGGTCGGCGAACGTCGAGCACTACGCGAAGCTCGTCAAGGACCGCTCGGTGCTGCGCGAGCTCATCGGCGCCGCGCAGCAGATCCTCGACGCGGCGCGGCGCGGCGACGGAGGCTCCGACCAGGTCCTCGACGAGGCCGAGAAGGCGATCTTCCGCGTGTCGGAGGAGCGCCTTCGCGCGGGGTTCATCCCGCTGAAGGTCGTCGCGGAGCAGAGCCTCAAGACGATCGAGGAGCTCACCCGGCAGGGGGAGCTCGTCACCGGCCTTCCGACCGGTTACCTCCAGCTCGACGAGATGACCGCGGGGCTCCAGCCCACCGACCTCGTGATCCTCGCCGCCCGCCCCGCGATGGGGAAGACCAGCCTCGCGCTCAACCTCGCCGCGCACGTCGCGCTCCACCACGGGCGCACCGTCGGGGTCTTCTCGCTCGAGATGTCGCACACGCAGCTGTTCCAGCGCATGTTGTGCTGCGAGGCGAAGATCGACAACCACCGCCTGCGCACGGGGCGGATCGGGAAGGAAGACTGGCAGCGGATCATCAAGGTCTACGGCCGCCTCGCCGAGGCCCCGGTCTTCATCGACGACACCCCGGGGATCGGGATCATGGAGATGCGGGCGAAGGCGCGCCGTCTGAAGCTCGAGCGCGGCCTCGACCTCCTCGTCGTGGACTACCTGCAGCTGATGCGCGGCCGGGGGCGCTACGAGAGCCGGCAGCAGGAGATCTCCGACATCTCGCGGTCGCTGAAGGAGATCGCGAAGGAGCTTCGCGTCCCCGTCGTCGCCCTCTCGCAGCTGTCGCGGGCCCCCGAGCAGCGCGGAACCGGGGACAAGCGTCCCCAGCTTTCCGACTTGCGCGAGTCGGGCGCGATCGAGCAGGACGCCGACGTCGTCCTCTTCCTGTTCCGCGAGGAGGTCTACAAGAAAGACGACCCCGATCTGCGCGGCCGCGCGGAGCTGATCATCGCCAAGCAGCGCAACGGCCCCACGGGAACCGTCGACCTCCATTTCATCCGGGAGTTCACCGCCTTCGTGAACCCCGAATGGCGCGACGGCTAG